In a single window of the Bacteroidales bacterium genome:
- a CDS encoding murein transglycosylase domain-containing protein, translating into MMQKYFLLILVFSCFHLYSQTEQQISDFQKAQQREIERMSNEREQFIIDSEKEFEEYLKAEQEAYDEFIKSISKIWGNENVIVSTNKDWVEYTDDKKGRSVVDFEKGEARVEIVLTEEEAKDIEKIQEKVEEQVVDLLTTQGTTKDYDTEFEKREPLSDEAVLVGQVILPTEDNKTEKNTSDLPEKKLETDVKQLVETGDVKIEIVRGDDGVERKVASFTLNLAPDHIKTRAEKFTDDIKYFSKKYNLCPALVCAIIHTESYFNPKAKSHAAAYGLMQLVPKYGGRAAYKYVYGKDKTPTALYLYNPKNNIELGTAYMNMLVTQSFNKITCDDCRTLCAVAAYNTGAGNVSKAFTGNTKISSAIPLINNYEYNDLYDHMSKKLPYKETRDYIKKVTERRAQYQEWGWEI; encoded by the coding sequence ATGATGCAAAAGTATTTTTTATTGATTTTAGTTTTTTCCTGTTTCCATCTTTATTCTCAAACGGAGCAACAAATTAGTGATTTTCAAAAAGCTCAACAAAGAGAAATTGAGAGAATGAGCAATGAAAGGGAACAATTTATTATCGATAGTGAAAAAGAATTTGAAGAATATCTTAAAGCAGAACAGGAAGCTTATGATGAGTTTATAAAGAGTATTTCAAAAATTTGGGGTAATGAAAATGTTATTGTAAGTACTAATAAAGATTGGGTTGAATATACTGATGACAAGAAGGGTAGAAGTGTTGTAGATTTTGAAAAGGGCGAAGCGCGTGTTGAAATTGTTCTTACGGAAGAAGAAGCCAAAGATATTGAAAAAATACAGGAAAAAGTTGAAGAACAGGTTGTGGATCTTCTTACAACTCAGGGCACTACAAAAGATTATGATACTGAATTTGAGAAACGCGAACCTTTATCGGATGAAGCCGTGCTTGTCGGACAAGTTATACTTCCTACGGAAGATAACAAAACAGAAAAAAATACTTCCGATTTACCTGAGAAAAAATTGGAAACAGATGTTAAGCAATTGGTCGAAACGGGCGATGTAAAGATAGAAATTGTAAGAGGCGATGACGGGGTTGAGCGTAAAGTGGCAAGTTTTACATTAAACCTTGCTCCGGATCATATCAAAACAAGAGCTGAAAAATTTACTGACGACATAAAATACTTCAGCAAAAAATATAATCTTTGTCCTGCTCTTGTGTGTGCAATAATTCATACCGAATCATATTTTAATCCGAAGGCAAAATCGCATGCTGCTGCGTATGGACTAATGCAATTAGTACCTAAATACGGCGGGAGAGCGGCTTATAAATATGTTTACGGAAAAGATAAGACGCCAACCGCATTATATTTATATAATCCGAAAAATAATATTGAACTTGGTACGGCATATATGAATATGCTTGTTACACAAAGTTTTAATAAGATAACCTGTGATGATTGCAGAACTTTATGTGCCGTTGCTGCTTATAATACCGGAGCCGGCAATGTAAGCAAAGCTTTTACAGGAAATACTAAAATCAGTTCCGCTATACCTTTGATCAACAATTATGAATACAACGACCTTTATGATCATATGTCGAAAAAACTTCCTTATAAAGAAACTCGAGATTATATAAAGAAAGTTACTGAAAGACGTGCTCAGTATCAGGAATGGGGTTGGGAAATTTAA
- a CDS encoding murein L,D-transpeptidase catalytic domain family protein, with amino-acid sequence MRKIFLILLLICVVFNVAAQINFYDEKEINQLYYDFNLNEDILEYDAFYQALHGYNLINPANKKYVCIIDYTKSSKEKRFFVFDLVKKEILYYTYVSHGRNSGNEYALNFSNETGSYKSSLGFFLTESTYQGRNGYSLVLNGLEKGINNNAKNRAIVIHGANYVTSSKQFPLQRLGRSHGCPALAVSEAKEIIDRLKNGALIYIYAQNANYQRESSYVNSRFLRASVDFRLR; translated from the coding sequence ATGAGGAAAATATTTTTAATATTATTATTAATATGTGTAGTATTTAATGTAGCGGCACAAATTAATTTTTATGATGAAAAAGAAATCAATCAATTATATTACGATTTTAATTTAAACGAAGATATACTTGAATATGATGCTTTTTATCAGGCTTTGCATGGATATAATTTGATTAATCCGGCAAACAAAAAATATGTCTGCATTATTGATTACACAAAATCGTCTAAAGAGAAAAGATTTTTTGTTTTCGACCTTGTGAAGAAAGAGATTTTATATTATACTTATGTCTCGCATGGTAGAAATAGTGGAAATGAATATGCCCTTAATTTTTCCAATGAAACCGGTTCTTATAAGAGTAGCTTGGGATTCTTTCTTACCGAAAGTACTTATCAGGGAAGAAACGGGTATTCTTTAGTTTTAAACGGATTAGAGAAAGGCATTAATAATAATGCGAAGAATAGAGCTATTGTTATTCATGGCGCTAATTATGTAACATCAAGCAAACAATTTCCGCTACAACGATTAGGTCGTAGTCACGGTTGTCCTGCCTTAGCTGTTTCGGAAGCAAAAGAAATTATTGACAGACTTAAAAACGGAGCATTAATTTATATTTATGCTCAGAATGCTAATTATCAGAGAGAAAGTTCTTATGTTAATAGCAGATTTCTACGTGCAAGTGTAGATTTTAGGTTGAGATAA
- a CDS encoding L,D-transpeptidase: MSVSCVRKTKTDDKPAVIAPAPLKETIKVLTVDDILIEKDFTYDKYTLDDVYPYKDKTREFQWDKIKENLVLLENFQNKPAVWGVLQNRHDVNGRPPLTAEYQTNEYKEITDMYGIQQYEGIPLYLDKNTKIPERYGDDGTLVKIISNDEDSLNVSTLFFEGDWIVPSKYVHIIPDTMTFSRVVFVDRTNQNIATLEKVDTKWLVRSMNPATTGLHKPPLMYPTPLGIFVIQEKKPEMHYYVDGTTEIGGYAPYASRFSNGGYIHGVPVNLPATEMIEYGSTLGTTPRSHMCVRNATSHAKFVYEWGILYHCLVFVID; the protein is encoded by the coding sequence TTGTCCGTTTCTTGTGTAAGAAAAACGAAGACGGACGATAAGCCGGCAGTTATTGCACCAGCGCCTTTAAAGGAAACAATAAAGGTATTAACTGTTGATGATATTCTTATTGAAAAAGATTTTACTTATGATAAATATACCTTGGATGATGTTTACCCTTATAAGGATAAAACCCGTGAATTCCAATGGGATAAAATTAAAGAAAACTTGGTGCTTTTAGAGAATTTTCAAAATAAACCTGCAGTTTGGGGTGTTTTGCAAAACAGGCACGATGTTAATGGAAGGCCGCCGCTAACAGCAGAATATCAAACAAACGAGTATAAAGAAATAACTGATATGTACGGAATTCAACAATATGAAGGAATTCCTTTGTATTTAGATAAAAATACGAAAATTCCCGAAAGATACGGAGATGACGGAACTCTTGTTAAAATTATTTCTAATGATGAGGATAGTTTAAATGTTTCCACTCTATTTTTTGAGGGTGATTGGATAGTCCCGTCGAAATATGTACATATAATTCCGGATACAATGACTTTTTCTAGGGTTGTTTTTGTAGATAGAACAAATCAAAATATTGCAACTTTGGAAAAAGTAGATACTAAATGGTTGGTCAGAAGCATGAATCCGGCTACAACGGGCTTGCATAAACCTCCATTGATGTATCCGACTCCATTGGGTATTTTTGTAATTCAGGAGAAAAAACCGGAGATGCATTATTATGTGGACGGAACTACGGAAATAGGCGGTTATGCTCCATACGCGAGCCGTTTCAGTAACGGCGGATATATTCACGGAGTACCTGTAAATCTACCGGCAACCGAAATGATAGAATACGGCAGCACATTAGGTACAACGCCGCGTTCACACATGTGTGTGCGTAATGCAACCTCACATGCCAAATTTGTTTATGAATGGGGAATATTATATCATTGTTTGGTCTTTGTGATTGATTAG
- a CDS encoding hemerythrin domain-containing protein: MKLSEMLFDNYNLIFVLSRFGIKLGFGEKTVEEVCKKYGISTSLFLMVTNVTTFDNYYPDNDEINSLNLEELINYLHASHTYYREDRIKAIEEKLNDLYLDNNDYKTIIGRFFSEYKNEVINHFDYEENIVFPYIKDLMHDKISVNYNINQFEKNHSNIEDKLDDLINILIKYIPEEDDRKREDALFTIFIFAKDLNKHSLIENKILIPWVKQIETEHGQQ, from the coding sequence ATGAAACTCTCTGAAATGTTGTTTGATAATTATAATCTGATTTTTGTGTTATCACGATTTGGGATAAAACTCGGTTTCGGAGAAAAAACAGTTGAAGAAGTATGCAAAAAATACGGAATTTCAACTTCTTTATTTTTAATGGTTACCAATGTTACTACTTTCGATAATTATTATCCTGATAATGATGAAATTAATTCTTTAAATCTTGAGGAATTAATCAATTACCTCCATGCATCACATACATATTACCGAGAAGATAGAATCAAGGCTATAGAAGAAAAATTAAATGATCTCTATTTAGATAATAATGATTATAAGACTATTATCGGCAGATTCTTTTCTGAGTATAAAAACGAAGTCATAAATCATTTTGATTATGAAGAGAATATTGTTTTTCCATATATAAAAGATTTAATGCATGATAAGATTAGCGTTAATTATAATATTAACCAGTTTGAGAAAAATCACAGCAATATTGAAGATAAATTAGACGATTTAATTAATATATTAATTAAATATATTCCCGAAGAGGACGATAGAAAAAGAGAGGATGCTTTATTTACAATTTTTATTTTTGCTAAAGATTTAAATAAACATAGTCTGATTGAAAATAAGATTCTGATTCCTTGGGTTAAACAAATTGAAACCGAGCATGGACAACAATAA
- a CDS encoding LuxR C-terminal-related transcriptional regulator has translation MDNNKLYKLVIIEPTEIIRAGLDKLFGDSYTFRVIESFETFADFKENIHKLNPDIIIINPSIIELDKQLTIKSLFHDIPQAGIVALVYSYIHSDILRQYNGIIEIDDSFNTIESTLRSAINSTEEKKDNFDNQELTDREKDVLIAVAKGWMNKEIADKLNISIHTVISHRKNISRKTGIKSVSGLTVYALINNLIDKDEMFL, from the coding sequence ATGGACAACAATAAATTATACAAACTTGTTATAATAGAACCTACCGAAATCATAAGAGCGGGTTTGGATAAGTTGTTCGGCGACAGTTATACTTTTAGAGTGATAGAAAGTTTCGAAACATTTGCCGATTTTAAAGAAAATATTCACAAATTAAATCCGGATATCATTATTATTAATCCTTCGATTATTGAGTTAGACAAACAGCTTACAATTAAAAGTTTATTTCACGATATTCCGCAGGCAGGAATTGTTGCGTTGGTATATTCCTACATTCATTCCGATATTTTAAGACAGTATAACGGAATAATAGAAATCGACGACTCTTTTAATACTATAGAATCAACTTTACGTTCCGCGATAAATTCAACAGAAGAGAAAAAAGACAATTTCGATAATCAAGAACTCACAGACAGAGAGAAAGACGTTTTAATAGCTGTTGCCAAAGGATGGATGAATAAAGAAATTGCCGATAAGTTGAACATTTCAATTCATACTGTTATTTCTCATCGAAAAAACATATCCAGAAAAACAGGAATCAAATCGGTCTCCGGCCTCACAGTTTACGCTCTCATTAATAATCTGATTGATAAAGACGAAATGTTTTTATAA
- a CDS encoding TonB-dependent receptor, protein MKKIIIKNQKKNVSKRILLILFFMISSMPLMFSQIIKGTVLDELGKPMAGANIVITETGKGAATGNQGRFILENVPAQVVTIEVSYVGYKKEHRSIDLTKRNNVRIEIRMTPDNNLETVEIFGERYKQPEKLDAITRLPLRPSEQIQSISVISERLIEEQGALTITDAVRNVPGITLFGSYGGVRESLSTRGYRGVPILKNGVRVDSDFRTGSLASDMQGVESIQVIKGSAAVTQGVGNDLGSPGGVINVVTKTPKFVNEGEVSLRVGSWGQVRPTFDIQNVLNKSKTVAFRLNGAYERADSYRVHMGKSKVYINPSLEFRPDDKTTITLEMDYLSENATPDRGTVNLAPDSVYALYELPYDKFLGFDTDNVSTQILTYAGRITRQLNSKLSLRAAYFASRRDVDNTGVGALRTVRGQDYNIRARSLARSTNEDNNSTFQLDLVGKDLYTGIVKHTFQVGFDYTTVNTSSISYNAIAVDTIDIYNTFTNILPDSIKNLSMVSGDPVTASSSSYGIMIQEVMSITDYVKVILGLRYSFISSSSGTSTGLTTGDAWNPIFGLMISPIKNLNIFGSYTTTTNLRSASNMRPDGSFIGPSITTQWEAGIKSDWLENRLRFNFTYFYIVNRNLSYTIYDDNGVATPYYDLAGDLYRDGVEVELSGRILKNLQLILGYAYLNAHYENSPAYMDGSAPMNAPKHTANGWIHYKLDKTVLKGLSVGIGVYYVGERPVNEYTKITAAHDTQPGVEPFNMPAYTTVNAQIGYTYKNWGANIYFNNIFNALGYNSYYRGGYINQIDPRNFAGVITYRF, encoded by the coding sequence ATGAAAAAAATCATTATCAAAAATCAAAAGAAAAACGTATCAAAAAGAATATTATTAATCTTATTCTTCATGATATCATCAATGCCGTTAATGTTTTCACAAATTATTAAAGGTACGGTACTTGATGAATTAGGAAAACCTATGGCGGGCGCTAATATTGTAATTACCGAAACGGGAAAAGGTGCCGCAACCGGCAATCAAGGTCGTTTCATTTTAGAAAATGTGCCTGCACAAGTTGTTACAATAGAAGTAAGCTATGTGGGATACAAAAAGGAGCACAGAAGTATTGACCTTACAAAAAGAAATAATGTCAGAATAGAAATTAGAATGACTCCCGATAACAATCTGGAAACTGTTGAAATCTTCGGCGAAAGATACAAACAACCCGAAAAACTCGATGCAATCACACGTTTGCCGCTACGTCCGTCGGAACAAATTCAAAGTATATCCGTTATTTCCGAAAGATTAATTGAGGAACAGGGGGCATTAACAATCACGGACGCCGTGCGTAACGTTCCCGGAATTACTCTATTCGGTTCATACGGCGGTGTTCGCGAAAGTTTATCTACTCGCGGATATCGCGGTGTACCTATATTAAAGAACGGAGTAAGAGTTGATTCGGATTTCAGAACCGGCTCACTCGCTTCGGATATGCAAGGCGTGGAAAGTATCCAAGTAATAAAAGGTTCCGCCGCTGTTACTCAGGGTGTCGGTAACGATTTAGGAAGCCCGGGCGGTGTTATAAACGTTGTAACCAAAACTCCGAAATTCGTTAACGAAGGAGAGGTTTCCCTAAGAGTCGGCAGCTGGGGTCAGGTTCGCCCCACTTTCGATATTCAAAATGTTTTGAACAAATCCAAAACCGTTGCTTTCCGTCTTAACGGTGCTTATGAACGAGCCGACAGCTATCGTGTTCACATGGGTAAAAGTAAAGTTTACATTAATCCTTCTTTAGAATTCAGGCCTGATGATAAAACTACAATCACTTTAGAAATGGATTACCTTTCCGAAAATGCAACTCCGGATAGAGGAACTGTAAACTTAGCTCCCGACAGCGTTTACGCTCTTTATGAACTTCCTTACGACAAATTTTTAGGATTTGATACCGATAATGTGTCCACACAAATCTTAACATACGCAGGAAGAATCACAAGACAGCTTAATAGTAAATTGAGTTTGCGTGCCGCTTATTTTGCTTCAAGAAGAGATGTTGATAATACTGGTGTCGGCGCTTTAAGAACTGTTCGCGGACAAGATTATAATATCAGAGCCCGGTCTTTGGCACGTTCAACAAATGAAGACAATAACTCTACTTTCCAATTGGATTTGGTTGGTAAAGATCTTTATACAGGAATTGTTAAACATACTTTCCAAGTCGGTTTCGATTATACAACTGTAAACACATCAAGCATCAGTTACAATGCAATCGCCGTTGATACAATTGATATTTACAATACTTTTACCAATATTTTACCGGATTCAATTAAAAATCTTTCAATGGTTTCGGGTGATCCCGTTACCGCGAGTTCTTCAAGCTATGGAATTATGATTCAAGAAGTAATGAGTATAACCGATTACGTAAAAGTTATTCTGGGTCTTCGTTACAGTTTCATCAGCAGTTCATCCGGAACAAGTACCGGCTTAACAACCGGAGATGCCTGGAATCCTATTTTCGGATTAATGATTTCTCCGATTAAAAATTTAAATATTTTCGGATCATATACCACTACTACAAATTTACGTTCAGCTTCCAATATGCGTCCCGACGGTTCTTTCATCGGTCCGTCCATTACTACACAATGGGAAGCCGGCATCAAATCCGATTGGCTTGAAAACAGGCTTCGTTTCAATTTTACCTACTTCTACATTGTTAACAGAAATTTATCATATACTATTTATGATGACAATGGTGTTGCAACTCCGTATTATGATCTTGCGGGCGATTTATACAGAGACGGTGTCGAGGTTGAATTATCAGGACGAATTCTTAAAAACTTGCAACTTATTCTCGGTTATGCTTATTTGAATGCACACTATGAAAACAGTCCGGCATACATGGACGGTTCAGCTCCCATGAATGCTCCGAAGCACACTGCAAACGGCTGGATTCATTATAAACTTGATAAAACTGTGCTCAAAGGTTTATCCGTTGGTATCGGTGTCTATTACGTTGGAGAACGTCCTGTAAATGAATACACAAAAATTACAGCAGCTCACGATACACAACCCGGTGTCGAACCTTTTAATATGCCGGCATACACAACTGTTAATGCACAAATCGGCTACACTTATAAAAACTGGGGCGCAAATATTTATTTCAATAATATTTTCAATGCTTTGGGATATAATTCATACTACAGAGGCGGTTACATCAATCAAATCGATCCGCGCAACTTTGCGGGAGTAATTACATACAGGTTTTAA
- a CDS encoding PepSY domain-containing protein yields the protein MRKFFRAIHKWLAIPAGIVITITCLTGAILVFQDELLRLTHHSRYYVEDIKEETILMEILIPMVNAQLEDNAVVNVSIFSNPKRTYQMSLENGFRVSVFVNQYTGEVTGIYNFSEGFFYFVLRLHRWLMDTTRTWGKQIVGISTIIFAVILISGILIWFPKKFRFKKRHFKIRFKKSKGVLFYDLHNVLGMYACIVLLICALTGLMWSFEWYRNGVFKLFNAEVTQTQHGGGQRNQEKEKKIINTAQWQYIADQIKEQNPNYEYIRIQDGNALVHLKSAVLSRATDKYVFDKNSGEIIRINYFKDEAKTTKIWAWVYSLHVGNYWGIWSKIYTFIFALIGASLPITGYYLFFIKRIRKRKKDDVRIS from the coding sequence ATGAGAAAATTTTTCAGAGCAATACATAAATGGTTGGCAATACCAGCAGGAATTGTCATCACAATCACATGTCTTACAGGTGCTATTCTTGTTTTTCAGGATGAATTATTAAGACTTACTCATCATTCACGGTATTACGTTGAAGATATAAAAGAAGAAACAATTCTGATGGAAATATTAATTCCGATGGTTAATGCTCAATTGGAAGATAACGCTGTTGTTAACGTCAGTATTTTTTCAAATCCGAAACGCACTTACCAAATGTCTTTGGAAAACGGATTTCGCGTTTCTGTTTTCGTAAATCAATATACCGGTGAAGTAACAGGGATATACAATTTTAGTGAAGGTTTCTTCTACTTTGTTTTGAGGCTTCACAGATGGTTAATGGACACTACACGAACCTGGGGAAAACAAATCGTAGGAATTTCTACTATAATCTTTGCTGTTATTCTTATAAGCGGCATTCTTATTTGGTTTCCTAAGAAATTTAGATTTAAGAAAAGACATTTTAAGATAAGGTTTAAAAAGAGTAAAGGGGTTTTGTTCTACGATCTTCATAATGTTTTGGGAATGTATGCTTGTATTGTTTTGTTGATATGTGCTTTAACCGGATTAATGTGGTCTTTCGAATGGTATAGAAACGGTGTATTTAAACTATTTAATGCCGAAGTTACGCAAACTCAACATGGTGGCGGACAAAGAAATCAGGAAAAAGAAAAAAAGATAATTAATACCGCTCAATGGCAATATATTGCAGATCAAATCAAAGAACAAAATCCGAATTATGAATACATACGAATTCAGGACGGCAACGCATTAGTTCATTTAAAATCAGCAGTTTTATCAAGAGCTACCGACAAGTACGTGTTTGATAAGAATTCCGGAGAAATAATCAGAATAAATTACTTCAAAGACGAAGCAAAAACAACAAAGATTTGGGCATGGGTATATAGTTTACATGTCGGAAATTATTGGGGTATCTGGTCTAAGATTTACACTTTTATCTTTGCATTAATCGGAGCAAGTTTACCAATAACCGGATATTATTTATTCTTTATCAAAAGAATAAGAAAAAGAAAAAAAGACGATGTGAGGATAAGTTAA
- a CDS encoding DUF5606 domain-containing protein, with protein sequence MDLKDILTISGKPGLYKLIANNKNGLIVESFNDEKRIPVFSTDKISALDEISIFTEGDDIPLKEVFIKLYKHLNHQAVEQSVINDNKATKELFKAFFPEYDEDRVYASHQKKVFQWYNELLRLNLINDEPEKTDNEQLTTDNEESGKDNVENKTDKAEK encoded by the coding sequence ATGGATTTAAAAGATATTCTTACTATTTCAGGGAAACCCGGATTGTATAAATTAATTGCTAATAATAAAAACGGACTTATTGTTGAGTCTTTCAATGATGAGAAACGTATTCCTGTTTTTTCTACGGATAAAATTAGTGCTTTAGATGAAATCAGCATTTTTACTGAAGGCGACGATATTCCTCTAAAAGAAGTTTTCATAAAATTATACAAACACCTCAATCATCAAGCTGTTGAACAATCGGTAATTAACGACAACAAAGCGACAAAAGAGTTATTCAAGGCTTTCTTCCCTGAATATGATGAAGATAGAGTTTACGCATCTCACCAAAAGAAAGTATTCCAATGGTATAATGAGTTATTAAGATTGAATTTGATTAATGATGAACCTGAGAAAACCGACAATGAACAATTGACTACGGATAATGAGGAGTCAGGTAAAGATAATGTTGAAAATAAAACAGATAAAGCTGAGAAGTAA
- a CDS encoding dihydroorotate dehydrogenase electron transfer subunit — protein sequence MKQIRNLKILENKKLDDVYFILKCTSDEYLPEMKPGQFASIKVERNPDVFLRRPFSIHDYNKSDNTVSFLIKVVGKGTKELSLLKIGNTINIMLPLGNGFNFDSKIKTLIIGGGCGIAPIYFLAKTLKNENADFDILIGGRTSNDLLRYEDINQLSRSYCSTEDGSFGETGLITQHTCMTKMISDYKKIHCCGPENMMKAIAKIAKENNIDCEVSLENTMACGFGVCLCCVTDTVHGHECVCTKGPVFNTKELKW from the coding sequence ATGAAGCAGATACGAAATTTAAAAATTCTTGAAAACAAAAAACTTGATGATGTATATTTTATCTTAAAATGTACGTCTGATGAATACTTGCCGGAAATGAAACCCGGTCAGTTTGCTTCGATTAAGGTTGAACGCAATCCGGATGTTTTTCTACGCCGGCCTTTTTCTATTCACGATTATAATAAAAGTGACAATACTGTTTCTTTTCTAATTAAAGTTGTAGGAAAAGGAACTAAAGAACTATCGCTTCTAAAAATAGGAAATACAATTAATATTATGCTTCCGCTCGGAAACGGTTTTAATTTCGATTCGAAAATTAAAACTTTAATCATCGGCGGCGGTTGTGGAATTGCTCCTATTTATTTTCTTGCAAAAACTTTGAAAAATGAAAATGCTGATTTCGATATTTTAATCGGCGGAAGAACGAGCAATGACTTACTTCGCTACGAAGACATAAATCAACTTTCCAGATCTTACTGCTCAACTGAAGATGGTTCCTTTGGCGAAACCGGCCTCATTACTCAACATACTTGCATGACGAAAATGATATCGGATTATAAAAAAATTCACTGCTGCGGTCCGGAAAATATGATGAAAGCGATTGCCAAAATTGCTAAAGAAAATAATATCGACTGTGAGGTTTCCCTCGAAAATACTATGGCTTGTGGATTTGGAGTTTGCCTTTGCTGCGTTACCGATACGGTTCACGGGCATGAATGTGTTTGTACAAAAGGTCCGGTTTTTAACACAAAAGAATTGAAATGGTAA
- a CDS encoding dihydroorotate dehydrogenase encodes MVNLEVNIGKLQLKNPILTASGTFGYGYEFEDFFDISQLGGIIVKATTAEHREGNSYPRMAETSHGMLNAVGLQNKGINYFVENIYPKLKKINTNIIANVSGSTIESCVEVAERMNELDHITAIELNISCPNVKEGGMAFGTSTCDSYNITSAVRKVYQKQLIVKLSPNVTNIAEIAKSVESAGADSVSLVNTFLAMAIDIKTRKPILSTITGGLSGPAIKPIALRMVWQVYKAIKIPIIGLGGIMNSDDAVEFFLAGASAIQVGTANFINPSVTIDILNGLKEYCEKQGVNDIRELIGGMK; translated from the coding sequence ATGGTAAATCTTGAAGTAAATATCGGTAAATTACAATTAAAAAATCCAATTCTAACCGCTTCCGGAACTTTTGGTTATGGTTATGAGTTTGAAGATTTTTTTGATATTTCGCAACTTGGCGGAATTATTGTAAAAGCAACTACTGCCGAGCATCGCGAAGGAAATTCTTACCCGAGGATGGCGGAAACTTCTCATGGAATGCTTAATGCAGTCGGATTACAAAATAAAGGAATTAATTATTTCGTAGAAAATATTTACCCTAAACTTAAGAAGATAAACACCAATATTATAGCAAACGTTTCCGGTTCGACAATCGAGTCCTGCGTTGAAGTTGCCGAAAGAATGAACGAACTTGATCATATTACGGCAATCGAACTTAACATTTCATGTCCGAATGTTAAAGAAGGTGGAATGGCTTTCGGTACAAGTACTTGCGATTCTTATAATATAACTTCCGCTGTTCGAAAAGTTTATCAAAAACAACTGATTGTAAAACTTTCTCCCAATGTTACTAATATTGCCGAAATTGCCAAATCGGTAGAAAGTGCCGGTGCCGATTCTGTGTCACTTGTAAATACTTTCTTAGCAATGGCTATAGACATAAAAACCCGGAAACCAATTTTATCTACAATTACCGGCGGATTATCCGGCCCTGCAATAAAACCGATTGCGTTGAGAATGGTTTGGCAAGTGTATAAAGCAATTAAAATCCCTATCATCGGTCTTGGCGGAATAATGAATTCAGATGATGCCGTTGAATTTTTCTTAGCCGGAGCAAGCGCAATACAGGTCGGAACTGCAAATTTCATCAATCCCAGCGTTACAATTGATATTTTAAACGGGTTAAAAGAATATTGTGAAAAACAGGGCGTTAATGATATCAGAGAACTAATTGGCGGAATGAAATAG